The following proteins are encoded in a genomic region of Prochlorothrix hollandica PCC 9006 = CALU 1027:
- a CDS encoding ABC transporter permease, which produces MTLPPSAPSPQVTPPPPSWFAGRWVDGDTLLYIVRRLGQALITLLLASALCFFVIQLAPGDYLAALKQNPQISPERVQELQAQFGLDQPWSVQYGRWLWQVVVHQNFGDSFAYQRSVTSLLGERVPATLLLAFASLVLTWAIAVPLGIIAAVQQYQWPDRLLRVLSYIGQGFPSFVAALLLLILAQNLSPLLPVGDMTSLNYDDLTLLGKGLDLLWHLLLPTLALTLTGLAGLQRITRGELLDVLRQDYVRTARAKGLPEHRVIYVHALRNAVNPLITLLGFEFSSLLSGAFITEQLFNWPGLGRLILQAVMAQDLYLVMASLMMGAVMLILGNLLADLLLKAVDPRINLEGGATGT; this is translated from the coding sequence ATGACTTTGCCCCCTTCTGCCCCCAGTCCCCAGGTGACTCCGCCCCCACCGTCCTGGTTCGCGGGTCGCTGGGTGGATGGGGATACCTTGCTGTACATTGTGCGTCGCCTAGGGCAAGCCCTGATCACCTTGCTGTTGGCTTCCGCCCTCTGTTTTTTTGTGATCCAACTGGCTCCCGGTGACTACTTGGCGGCCCTGAAACAAAATCCCCAAATTTCTCCGGAACGGGTTCAGGAACTCCAGGCCCAGTTTGGCTTAGATCAGCCCTGGTCTGTGCAATATGGCCGCTGGCTGTGGCAGGTGGTGGTACACCAGAATTTTGGCGATAGTTTTGCCTATCAGCGATCGGTCACGTCCCTCCTGGGGGAACGGGTTCCCGCCACCTTGTTACTGGCCTTTGCGTCCCTGGTGCTGACCTGGGCGATCGCCGTCCCCTTGGGGATTATTGCCGCCGTTCAGCAATATCAATGGCCCGATCGCCTGCTGCGGGTGTTGAGTTACATCGGCCAAGGGTTCCCCAGTTTTGTGGCGGCGTTATTGCTGCTGATTCTGGCCCAAAACCTATCGCCCCTCCTGCCCGTGGGGGATATGACCAGCCTTAACTATGATGACTTAACCCTCCTCGGCAAAGGCTTGGATCTGCTGTGGCATCTCCTCTTACCCACCCTGGCCTTAACCCTGACTGGGTTGGCAGGATTGCAGCGCATTACCCGAGGTGAACTGCTGGATGTGTTGCGCCAAGACTATGTGCGCACCGCCAGGGCCAAGGGACTCCCAGAACATCGGGTGATTTATGTCCATGCCCTGCGCAACGCCGTAAACCCCCTCATTACTCTGTTGGGGTTTGAGTTTTCCAGTTTGCTCAGCGGTGCCTTTATTACGGAACAGTTGTTTAACTGGCCGGGGTTGGGGCGGTTGATTTTGCAGGCGGTGATGGCCCAGGATCTATATTTAGTGATGGCCAGTTTGATGATGGGGGCGGTGATGTTGATTTTAGGGAATTTGCTGGCGGATCTGCTCTTAAAAGCCGTCGATCCTCGCATTAACTTGGAGGGAGGTGCCACCGGCACCTAA
- a CDS encoding Fur family transcriptional regulator yields the protein MKQLKDTVIATLKSKGLRVTPQRYAVYVNLLERTDHPAVDQLLQDLNQDFPISSQATIYSSLQALRSAGLVREVLLEEGVSRYDANVEPHHHFCCRGCGAIHDIAWNTFQTLDLTGLSPHLRPENYEVTVQGWCADCQDLPSAPREDAES from the coding sequence ATGAAGCAGTTAAAAGATACAGTTATTGCCACGCTCAAGTCTAAGGGTCTGCGGGTGACCCCCCAGCGTTACGCCGTCTATGTCAACTTGCTAGAACGCACGGATCATCCCGCCGTGGATCAGCTTTTGCAGGATCTGAACCAAGATTTTCCCATTTCCTCCCAGGCCACCATTTACAGTTCTCTCCAGGCGCTGCGATCGGCGGGATTGGTGCGAGAAGTGCTGCTGGAAGAAGGGGTCTCCCGCTACGATGCCAACGTTGAACCCCATCACCATTTTTGCTGTCGGGGCTGTGGTGCCATCCATGACATTGCCTGGAATACCTTTCAGACCCTCGATCTCACGGGTCTCAGTCCCCATCTGCGGCCCGAAAATTATGAGGTGACCGTGCAGGGGTGGTGTGCTGACTGTCAGGATCTCCCCTCTGCCCCCAGGGAGGACGCAGAGTCCTAG
- a CDS encoding glycosyltransferase family 2 protein, with amino-acid sequence MAELGLAAVGAVVIGRNEGERLVRCLDALVAQLPHPETIVYVDSGSTDGSCDRARDRGITVLELDNQMPFTAARGRNAGWQRLLAQSSPGTIAFVQFIDGDCELDPAWIPQALAHFATDPQLAIVCGRRRERYPQATPYNRLADLEWDTPIGETQACGGDALIRVAALESVGGYDPTLICGEEPEMCIRLRRLGWTIWRLDGEMTLHDAAMTRFGQWWRRSIRGGWAVAEGYARYGQAPEGYMVQQHKSGWLWGAAIPLVILTLVPVTFGLSLFLFLAYGLLGWRIYQYRCRQGDRPSHARMYSLFCVISKVPQAIGQGQYWLNHWRGRQATLIEYK; translated from the coding sequence ATGGCTGAACTGGGTTTAGCGGCTGTGGGAGCCGTTGTCATTGGTCGCAACGAAGGAGAACGCCTGGTGCGTTGTCTGGATGCCCTAGTGGCTCAATTGCCCCACCCGGAGACCATTGTCTATGTGGACTCTGGTTCCACCGATGGCAGTTGCGATCGTGCCCGCGATCGGGGCATCACTGTCCTGGAACTGGATAATCAGATGCCCTTTACCGCAGCCCGTGGTCGCAATGCAGGCTGGCAGAGGCTGCTGGCCCAAAGCTCTCCGGGGACGATCGCCTTTGTCCAATTTATCGACGGGGATTGTGAGTTGGATCCCGCCTGGATTCCCCAAGCCTTAGCCCACTTCGCCACGGATCCCCAGTTGGCCATTGTCTGCGGGCGACGACGGGAGCGCTACCCCCAGGCCACCCCCTACAACCGCCTTGCCGATCTGGAATGGGATACCCCCATCGGTGAAACCCAAGCCTGTGGTGGTGATGCCTTGATCCGCGTTGCTGCCCTAGAGTCCGTGGGGGGCTATGACCCCACCCTGATCTGTGGGGAGGAACCGGAAATGTGCATTCGTCTGCGGCGGCTGGGCTGGACGATTTGGCGGCTGGATGGGGAGATGACCCTCCATGATGCGGCCATGACCCGGTTTGGCCAGTGGTGGCGGCGATCGATCCGGGGAGGCTGGGCTGTGGCGGAGGGGTATGCCCGTTATGGCCAAGCACCGGAAGGATATATGGTGCAGCAACATAAAAGCGGTTGGCTGTGGGGGGCGGCTATTCCCCTGGTGATTCTGACCTTAGTCCCCGTTACCTTTGGGCTGAGCCTGTTCTTGTTTCTGGCCTATGGACTGTTGGGTTGGCGTATCTATCAATATCGATGCCGCCAGGGCGATCGGCCTTCCCATGCCCGCATGTACAGTCTTTTTTGTGTGATTTCTAAAGTTCCCCAGGCGATCGGCCAAGGTCAATACTGGCTTAACCACTGGCGCGGTCGGCAAGCCACCTTAATTGAATACAAATAA
- a CDS encoding peroxiredoxin has translation MTVLTKVPDVVFKTRVRDESVGGPNPFRWQDRTTAEIFGGKRVVVFSLPGAFTPTCSSTHLPRYEELYDEFTALGVDAIICLSVNDAFVMFQWGKGQNATKVSLLPDGNGEFTRKMGMLVDKSNLGFGMRSWRYSMVVQDGTIEKLFAEPGYSDNCPEDPFEVSDADTMLAYLKEAKAAA, from the coding sequence ATGACTGTTCTAACCAAAGTCCCCGATGTTGTATTCAAGACCCGGGTTCGTGATGAGTCCGTGGGGGGTCCCAACCCCTTCCGTTGGCAAGATCGCACCACCGCAGAAATCTTTGGCGGCAAGCGGGTTGTCGTCTTCTCTCTGCCCGGTGCCTTCACCCCCACCTGCTCCTCCACCCACCTGCCTCGCTACGAAGAACTGTATGACGAGTTCACCGCCCTGGGGGTGGATGCCATTATTTGTCTGTCGGTCAATGATGCGTTTGTGATGTTCCAGTGGGGCAAAGGCCAGAACGCCACCAAGGTGTCCCTCCTGCCCGATGGGAACGGGGAATTCACCCGCAAAATGGGAATGCTGGTGGACAAGTCTAACCTGGGCTTTGGGATGCGGTCTTGGCGCTATTCCATGGTGGTGCAGGATGGCACGATCGAGAAGCTGTTTGCCGAACCGGGCTACAGCGACAACTGCCCTGAGGATCCCTTTGAAGTCTCTGATGCTGACACCATGTTGGCGTACCTGAAGGAAGCCAAAGCCGCCGCTTAG
- a CDS encoding M23 family metallopeptidase, whose translation MPQFGLRQRTLVRVSSILFFVAGLSTALVLGDASQLPTAQAQAAYTSSASSTSIWGSASFPVENFQTYTSPFGYRSSPYGGSSEEFHSGLDMAAPQGSYIRNWWTGQVVEVSDDSNCGTSVVVQSGGWEHIYCHMMGHVEVAGGQRYLVDREGGIQIQEGQGLPTGARIGRVGMTGRTTGPHLHWGLRYNSEWIDPAVVLRAMYSAQQVSQR comes from the coding sequence ATGCCACAGTTTGGTCTGCGCCAACGCACCCTTGTTCGGGTCAGCAGCATCCTCTTCTTTGTTGCCGGGTTAAGCACTGCCCTCGTCCTGGGGGATGCCAGCCAACTGCCCACAGCTCAAGCCCAAGCGGCCTATACCAGTTCCGCCAGTTCCACCTCCATCTGGGGCAGCGCTTCATTCCCCGTGGAAAATTTCCAAACCTACACCTCCCCCTTTGGTTACCGATCCTCTCCCTATGGGGGCAGCAGCGAAGAATTTCACTCTGGTCTTGACATGGCCGCACCCCAGGGCAGCTACATCCGCAACTGGTGGACCGGTCAGGTGGTGGAAGTCTCCGACGATAGTAATTGCGGCACCTCCGTGGTGGTGCAGTCGGGGGGCTGGGAACATATTTATTGCCACATGATGGGCCATGTGGAAGTGGCCGGGGGCCAGCGTTATTTGGTCGATCGGGAAGGGGGTATCCAAATCCAAGAGGGCCAAGGGTTACCCACGGGGGCACGCATTGGTCGGGTGGGGATGACGGGACGCACCACCGGGCCTCACCTCCACTGGGGACTGCGCTACAATTCCGAGTGGATTGATCCAGCGGTGGTGTTGCGGGCCATGTACTCCGCCCAACAAGTCTCCCAGCGCTAG
- a CDS encoding LapA family protein: protein MRQINFVIGFVIIFGLVLFSLENPTMVMIRVVPGSLELQLPLCIAMIGAMGFGALLVWVLSVWGEIQSRFSKTFDRRKIKEQEKQIESLQEDLGKYRLNLDKKKQLEKMQDDLERYRTIVEDKRLLSSADDKA, encoded by the coding sequence ATGCGACAGATTAATTTTGTTATTGGCTTTGTTATTATTTTCGGTCTGGTGTTATTCAGCCTCGAAAATCCCACCATGGTTATGATTCGGGTGGTGCCGGGGAGTTTGGAACTGCAACTTCCCCTGTGCATTGCCATGATTGGTGCTATGGGGTTTGGTGCCTTGCTGGTGTGGGTTCTGAGTGTGTGGGGTGAAATTCAAAGTCGGTTTAGTAAGACCTTCGATCGCCGCAAGATTAAGGAACAGGAAAAACAAATCGAATCCCTCCAGGAAGACCTGGGCAAATACCGGTTGAATTTGGATAAAAAGAAACAGTTGGAAAAAATGCAGGATGATCTAGAGCGTTATCGCACCATTGTGGAAGACAAGCGTCTCCTGTCCTCTGCCGATGACAAGGCGTAG